ctctcccatcacactcactgttcttttttttatcacactttctctctcatcatacttcctctctcaccatagtttctctctcatcatactctctctcctcttttttctcattacattttttctctcttcatcatctcccatcatactttctctcacatcatattttctctctcatcttctctcatcatgctctctcctatcacactctcttttctcattttctctcatcacactttctctctcttcattctttctcatcacactttctttctcatcatattctttcatcatatttttatctcacattcatctttctctcacatctaattttttctcttattttcctttaagggtaaaaaaggaaattttgatttattccgatagaaaatatgcaagtaaccaaacattgcttttaagagtgatattcatgctcatacccattctcattccacaatacaatgattcccattccgattcctatttctaggaaagaaccaaacgccacctaaattTGACGGcattattaaatcaaataaaaaaaactgaAACGTGAaagttactttttaaaaaaaagagtttttttttcttttcaaacatAGAGTTTTTTTgtgaaattaattgaaaaaataaGACTTTGtgtgcttttttttttaaattttttttccaattaattttACTTATTTTGTTTGAATTTGCATGACTAACTAATGGTACAATCAGAACTGATCTAGTTCATTTGGACTAGACTATCAGATTAAGTTTGTCCAAATAGATTCtaatttgattcaaatcattgGTTGATTTAACCAGATGAATTAGAATAGTTTAATTAAATgtgtttaatttaaataaaatcaatcgAACATCTCAAATTGGATTAATTTTAATTAGGGCAAGGTATAAAGAATTCAGTTTCCCGATCGACCAATCCAGTATGTTAGTCAACTGGAACTccttaaataaagaaaatatattttcttatttgctAATGGATTATGTATATTGCTCCATACAAATATGAAAATTGAATTTGACCTATTTTGTTACTAGTTTGTTGGTTTTGTATtgacattattatttttaatttcagatACCACAAATAATATACATGATGACTTATTGGTCGCTATGAACGgcaacatgagctttgggaggagattaaggagcttgTTTATGACCAGGATCACAGAGTCAGATGGCTTATTGGTCGACTTGATCGGATATTCTGAAAACTCGAACGAGAAGAGTAGTTTCCAGTCCTGGATGAACACATAAGATGGTCTCTGATCGAGTCATTGCTAGAACATCTTCGTGATATAACATACTAGCTAGTGGATTGCTCTGAGGGGCGCATCTCATATTCAAAGATGTGCATGGAGTTACTTCAATTAGTCTGGGATCTTGAAAAATTAGAAGAGGATCCAGATCATGAAGAAATAGATCCCGCAGAATCTAAGGAGGATCTAAAGATGGATCCCAAAGAATCTGAGGAGAAAGTTCACGAAAAATTAGAGGAGGATCCGGAAGAATGTGTGGAAGATCCAAAAATGGatctaaatataaatatgaagAATGATTCTAAGGTTGATCCTTTCATCATCGAGTTTGAGATGAATGAGATAGCATTGCCTATTGCACTAGTATTTTTCCTAGCGAGAGTGGTGCTAACTTATCTTGCAAAGTAGAGTTCAGTTGTTCTCACTGTCACCATGTGTTGACAGTGTTAAGCTcatattaataaaatcatgtAATAGAAATTGTTGTTATGTACAAATAGTGTTATTCTAATGGAAAGTTGTGTTATGCGTTAACAAACTTAGAAAAAGAATGTTAAGTGTTAACAGTCTGaacaaaatgattagttcatttgatggAATATATATAATGGATTTAATCAATGTTGATTAGCTTGgatcatacaaatgatgagtggaagcATAGTTATTACttaattttgtaaaccaacttaaATTATATTGAATTAATTGCTAATTGCATATATATATGAATCatattgaaataataaataatatgtttatttattgtAGAATATGGCAATTAAGAACATCATAGCTGGACTCAATAAGAGAGAAAAATTATATGGGGGTAACTATAAAATctgacacctcaagatacaatatattCTTGAGAAATAAGAAATTCTAGAGGTCATAAATCAGTGAATGGAAGAACTGgctgatggttctacagcacacCACAGAGGTGACCTTGacgcctataaggcatggaaaatgAAGGATTCCActactaagggaatattgattagttcaatagtGGATGAcatggtatttgagtatgagccactATCATCTGCTTATGCTGTCTGGGCAGCCTTagagagaaatatagtgaagTGAGTCTTAGTAAGTTTCGTCAGCTCACAATTAAGTTTGACTACTATAAAAGACGCTCAAATGTTACCATGACCCAACATGTGAGAGAAATAGGTAATATGATTCGAAAGCTTAAGACTATTGGTTATACATTGACTGATGAATAACAAGTTCAACCAGTAATctattcccttcctgattcttgggaaacgatgaaacaaagCTTTATACATAGTGAGAGTTCaaactttcactgatgtctcgaGCCATGTTAAATTGGAGgcagagaggattgaatccgtaaagatttctggtcaagcttttgtagttgAGAGTTCTAGttctaagaataagaaaagatggtttaagaaaggaaagggaaaagaaaaaaaaaagctaaTGATGTTGCTGggtaaaaccaaatcaaaaagaaagaaaagaaatttgaACAAAAACTTAAGAGTAAgctgacttgcttcaactgtggtaAGAAAAGTCATTTTGCTCTGGATTGTACTGAGTCAAAAATGGTAGATCCATCTTTATATTGTTTCCTTGAGCATTATATTGCAAATTCAGTATTGTTAGCTGATTAtaatcctttgtggattataaatTCAGCAACAACGAATCATGTAGcatgtgatcgagctacatacgtggagtaccgtcgggtacaaGCTGGCAACAAATGAGAATATATGTGAAaaataatgcaagaattgaagtcaaaggcatttgcacttgcaaactcaacctataTGGTAGGCATACCTTGTTTCTGCATGATGTCTTATATGCTTTTGAAATTTGACGAAATCTAGTTTTCGTTATTAGTTTTCTTAATTAGGTTATTGTGTAAACATTATAGTCGTTGTGTGAAACTTCACATTAACTCTATATTAATTGGGAAtggatatgtaacaaatgattttattgttcttgatgtagaattaaataataatgatggttatttttcaaacatttctcttactAGTGATACTGATATTAATGATGAAGTTTGACATGCtagactaggacatataggacaggaatgaatgaatagattagttaaagagagtctgttaggcactcatgctaagattaacctGTTTATATATGAGATTTATTTTACTAGAAAagtaactaggaaaccattttgTAAGGCTATTAGTGTTGAATcgtcattgcaattaattcattcgaataTTTGTAGTACAATGAATGTAAATGTTAGAAATGAaatttcttatttcattacatgtATTGATAACTTCAcacattttggtcatgtgtattgaTTTCTCACAAATGTGAAGCATTAGATTTCTTCATTCGTTACTTGAATGAAATTGAGAATTAATTAGAACATAAGGCTAAAACCTTGCGCACTaatcgtggaggtgaatatttatctaatcagttcaagacaatgtgtaatgagaaagagattattagacaactaactatccttggaactccacagtaaaatggtattgttgaaagaagaaatcAAACTCTTCTTGAAATGATTGGGTATATAATGGCACAAACCAATTTGtcgatctcctattggggagatgcattattagttgcaacctatatacttaacaaagtgtcttcaaagtcagttccatctacatCATATCAATGTTGAATAAGCAGAAAATCATATATGAATAATCTGAGACATTGGGGCCAGCTGCTTACTtttatgataagactcacgaatatgaaaaattaggacTCATAggaaagaagtgtatctttataagatattctGATAATTCTAAGttagtgagcgacaagatggaaccatctccgaaataaaGTCAAAAGATGCTACTTTTCTCAAAAATGAGTTTTTAACACTAGGTGaaattgataagacaattcctctatttCTGATAAAGAAGGAGGATAATAtttctttatcaacaaatcaggtatCACAAGAGATGCCTTAATCAAGTCAACTGAGTGGGAGTGATTTATTGATGAATGAGTCAATTTCTTAACCGTCTAATCTatgaagtagtcgtcagattattccttaaAGAAGAtttgacattgagaatgaggcattgataatTCTCCCAGTTAACGATAaagaacctcgaacagttgaggaagctttgagatgctcagtaagggaagaatggaaaattacaatggatgaggaaatgaaCTCTATGAGAAAGAATTAAGTTTGGAATTTAGTTAATTTTCCTCTGGACCGAAGGGTTATTGGGAACAAGTGAATTctcaaaattaaaaggaaaacaaatgaatTGATTAATCGATACAAGACTCGTTTAGTCACAAAAGGATATACCAAATAGtgggtattgattttgaaaaaatattcttcccagttgtgaagtttgtatcAATATGTGTCATCCTAGCTGTAGtaacataatttgatatgaaattacatcagatggatgtaaaaataactttccttaataGTAATCTTGACGAGGAAATCTATATGGCATAGTTAGAAGGTTACATTGTTGAAAGCCAAGAGAATAGAGTATGTAGATTTAAGaaatctatatatgggctaaaacaagcatcaagacaatgaaatataagatttaatgaagtcattttatcttatgattttgaaatgatcaatgaggatcattgtgtttacctaagaaagaaaaaaaaaggaaagtttattattttatcattatatattgatgatatgctaatagctagaagtgacataaagtatgtgatagaagtcaaattgTGGTTtttatcacaatttgacataatagatataggAGAACTTGAATACATCTTaagagtgaagatcattagagatcgatcaaaaagacttttgggtttgtctcaagaagcttatatcactaagatgttaCAACACTTTAATATGTCAAATTATAATATTGAACAGACACCTATAGTGAGAAGTATTGTTCTAAGGAAAAGTTTATATCCCAAAACTCCTGAAAagatagccgaaatgaagaaaaaaacatATGCTAATGCAATtagtagtttaatgtacactatgttgtataCTCATCTTGATATAAGTTatattgttggcttagttagtcatttctaGTTAATTCAGGATCGAGACACTAGAAAACAGTGAATagaatattcagatatctcaaagggacAGTGGATTATTATCTCTGTTTGCAAGGATCTGATATGAGTCTGAGTGGTTATACATATGCAGATTGGGCATGagaccttgatgatagaaaatctaTATTTTGCTATATATATAATCTCATTCTTTGAACTAGAGGTGTAAATAAACAGAACATGTTAGTGAATATTTTTAGTCAAATTCCCCGTTAGTTCACAAATTACTAAGGAACtctaattatttttatatcattttaatttaaatatgattAAATTAAAGTTGAATAAtttgaatcaaaatcaaatttacatcctttcaaattataattatattcTGCATAAACAATTCGAATCCTCAAATTTTATcgaacaaaatttatttatattttcaagTTTTGAATCCAATTCAAATATAGTATATATTATTATTAGAGTTAAATTTTAATCCAACTTTTAAACAAGCTCACAAATTTTCAGTTATCGCATCGTTCCATCTCACGGTCAAACTAAAATGTCTCTGCGTACACACGAGCTGTGACAGTGTACAGAAGTTTCAAAACAAAAAACACACGCACAATTTTTCGATAGCCAAATCATACAGCTTTGTAAAACTTAAATAACAATTGAGTTTGGAATTTATTCATATGACGATAATCTTGACAAAGTTCAATGCTTCGTATTGGTAAGAGGAGCACAAAACACCTCAAAAAACCTCATCCGTTTGCTTATTCAACGAAACAAGGAACGGAACATGGAGTGTACAAACAAGCATTCTAGCTCAATAAATTCGACAACTTGTTCAAAAAGACTTCAACCCAGTCGATCTCACGATGACTAGTTCTTCACGGTTGTGACATGCTTCAAAAGCATTTGAACCACATCATCCGAAATATCTGCAGACTGTGAACTTAGGTGGTGGATCTTCTCTTCAGTTTCTTGTTCCAGGCGCTTAACATTGGCTCCGGAATCTCCACTGCTCTGTTTTATTACGAGTAGCAAATTGTCAAGTAAGGCACATGCTTGATAACATTTTCTTGGTCCGTTCAACACATACCTGAGCAAGCTTCCTCTGGAACTCGGCTTCCATTTGGGCACGATATCCGGCAatctctttctctgcttcttctTTAGCTTGCTTCAGCCTCGCAGTTTTACCTGTGGCACAAGAAAACATAATCGCACTTCAACATATTCAAATGCAAAAGCCTCTTATCCTTTTGTAAACATGGTAAATGGCCTTAACATTTCCCTTTTTGTAAACATGGGATCAGTTTAAGACAAATCCGCACAGACAAGAATATAAAATTCTAGTAAAGTTTCATTGATTGTGCCCTCGAAGCTTAAGAATCATAGTATCTCCAGTCCGATGGATACAAACACATATGGGAGAGTGATTATTTTGGATAGGTATATTGAAATTAGTTGCATGCTCTTTGGCGATCAAGGCCTAGATTTTTCTTCAACATTTCTTTCTACGAAGATGACACAAAGAAATCTGTGCACTTGGTTGTACTAGGATGGGGTTTGCAGCTTGACGAAAAAAAGAGAGAGCATATTATCCCCTCTCGATAAgataaaacaaaatatatatgtgCATAAGAGTAGCAATGTAACAACCATTTCAATTTGGCTGTGGTCATACCTGCCATTGAGCTCTATGTAAAGGAATATCATCAAGATTTTCTTGGCTCCCCTTTTTCCCTCTCACCTCTAAATATGCAATCACAAGTGAACAAGCAAACAAACTCTTAAACTCGTGTTGGCCTCTAGTTCTTGAACATGTTTTCTATCAACATTggtaaaataaccaagaagtgGATGGCAATTCATGTTTTCAACTACTTCTAATAACCTTACATGAAATGTGAATGAAAAGGACAATTACTTTAAATAAATCACCAATATAAGATAAAGTTGTGCAAAATGATTAGCTGTCCATAAAAAATTGACACAGGAAACAGGGTGGGTCATATGAAACCTTTATCAGTTCTATTTGGATTCACATGGGATTTTGTCAGTTGTGCATATTTACCAACAAGATGGTAGGGCATAGGAATCAAGAATACTTCAATGAGTAAATGGAATGTTGTGTTCTTAAAATGCATCTtcacaaaaatcaaattaaatataatGTGAGACGTTCAATCTACCTAATggaatttcttttttaaattataataggGATATCATTGTCCACTGGCTACCCTCCTGAACTTCTTTCTATGTTTACATAGGTGAATTATATCTGTTGTTCCCATATAATAAAAGTTTGAAAGAGCATAGTAACATAATCAAAACTAATCTAAATGATCTAGATATTATTAAATACAAATAATATGACCTAGCATAGAAATCAAGATAAAATCTATATATTCATACCTGACCTGAGATAGCTAGGACATTTGAAAGAGTTCAAGAAAATCAAAATGACTGAGATATTAGTGAAAAATGGTATTTATATAGAGCAATCAACTCAATGAGATAAAACTAATGTTACCGACAAGAATAGCTTGAGAGTccaaaagagttacaagagctaAATGATTGCTGTACTACAACTAACAAGACCTTTCATAGAACTAAATGGGATCAGCTCCATGTAGATGACACCCAAAATGTTGAGGCATATGTAGCCAACAGCTATACGACAAAAATTCCTTATAGAGCTTACAATCAGGGAATATATGCAATAAAAATTTAGACATAAGTTCTCCAAATCAGAAATTTCAAAGCTTAGAGGAACTAACCATTTCTGGCCTCATTGACAATGTGCTGTGCTTCCTGCTCTGCAGCCAATAATTGCTGAATTCCAGTTTGACGCCTGCTAGTATCCATCTCCAATCTTCTGTGAAGAAAATAAAACAAGGATCAACTCGTCTATATTTGAAAAGTATTACAGAACATTTGATTTTCAACAAAAAATGATCATTGTCATCATCATCACTATTAAGGGTCAACCACAAGGGTGTTACCTCTCCAATGGACCATACTCAAGGCTATATTGCTAGTAAAATTCAAATTCataaaatcattttttatatatacTGTAAGGACACTAGCCTCCCTCTAGCTCTTATAACCTCCACTAGATTCAACTCTTCTACCTATAGAATCCGATAGTTGTTTTCGTGCATGTCCATAACTTCTCACTCCTTTTATCATCTAGTGGAGCCACACCTAATTGCTATAATTAATTAGTgtgtttttatttaattctttttacAAGCTCCACACACCAATCTTGACAGTCTCGTCTATATCATATTAACTATCCACGGAACATGAGTGATTACAGTGAGAATCAACACTTCACACAAATGTTGACGATGAGAATGAGTAAAACTTAAATAATATGAAATATGAAAGCTTATCAATGCATGTTTGATACAATTTCATATTCTTGTAAGAGGTTTACTACACAAGTGTCTGAAACATGTTGACTCAAATTATATAGCTAAAGAACAACTTAAATGCCCACAATCATATACTAAATATGATCCCTATCCAATAAAGTATAACCAAGATGGATTTGCCAACAcattctgataaaagcattaacaTTAAAAGTATGTAGAAAATAAGTTGACTTTGGATTCTGCTAATTAACAAAATGTTGGGTTTTAGATTGTGTTTCAAGAGTTACCATAATTTGAACAGGCATAAAAAA
This genomic stretch from Zingiber officinale cultivar Zhangliang chromosome 7A, Zo_v1.1, whole genome shotgun sequence harbors:
- the LOC122001688 gene encoding V-type proton ATPase subunit G-like; translation: MDTSRRQTGIQQLLAAEQEAQHIVNEARNGKTARLKQAKEEAEKEIAGYRAQMEAEFQRKLAQSSGDSGANVKRLEQETEEKIHHLSSQSADISDDVVQMLLKHVTTVKN